The following nucleotide sequence is from Calidithermus timidus DSM 17022.
CGTCTCCCACGCCACCGACGGCTTCAACCTGATGGACCGGGGCTGGCCCAACACCGGCGTGCGGGTGCTGGAGCCGGGCGAAAGCCTCTCGGGCGAAGTGCGGATCAAGGTCAGGGCGGAGGGATGGTAGGGGTGGGGCAGGGGGGTTGTCGATGCTCAGCCACCAGCCTTCAGCAAAAAGCCTATGGTCCATTCCCCGCCGGCGGGAGGGAGGATCTCCTAGGAGAAGGGCGTAGAACGTCCCACCCCGCCCGGCCATCAGCGATCGCACAGGAGTTCCATGAAACCCGTTAGCATCGGCATCGATCTGGGAACCAGCGGCCTCAAGGCCCTGGCCCTCACCCCCGAAGGCCACAGCGTGGCCGAGGCCAGTGCGTCCTATCCCTTGCTCACCCCCCGGCCCGGCTGGACCGAGCAGAATCCCTCGGATTGGCTCGAGGCCGCCCGACGGGCCCTCGGCGAGCTGGCCGAGAAGCTCGAGGCCGCAGGCCATACCCCCGTCGCCCTGGGGCTCTGTGGGCAGATGCATGGGGCGGTCTTCCTCGACGCTTGGGGCGAGGTTGTGCGGCCTGCCCCGCTGTGGAACGACCAGCGCACCGCCGAAGCCTGCGCCGAGATCGAGGCGGCGATTCCGCGCTCCGAGCTCATCCGTCGCACCGGCAACCCGGCGGTGACGGGGTTTCAGCTCCCCAAGCTGCTTTGGCTGCGCCGGGCCGAGGGCGAGAACTTCGCCCGCACCCGGCGGGTGCTGCTGCCCAAGGACTACCTAGCCTTTGCCCTCACCGGCAACGCCACCACCGAGCCCTCCGACGCCTCAGGCACTGGGGGGCTGAACCTGGCCGCGCAGGACTGGGACAGCGAGCTGCTGGCAGCTTTGGGCCTAGGGACCGACCTCTTTCCCGAGTTGATCCCCTCGCACGGCGTGGTGGGCGGCCTCCGGGCCGATTGGGCGTGGGCCACGGGCCTGCCTGAGGGCTTGCCGGTGGTCGCCGGGGCAGGTGACAACGCCGCCGCTGCCATTGGGCTGGGGCTCTCCAGCGCCCGTCCGGGCGTGGGCAGCGTTTCGTTGGGAACGTCGGGCGTGATCTTCTTGCCCTTGGAGCGCCCCACCCCCGACCCCCAGGGGCGCATCCACCTCTTCTGCCACGCCGACGGCGGTTACCATCTGCTGGGGGTGACCTTGGCTGCCGCCGGGAGTCTGCTGTGGTACCGCGATCGGCTGACCCCCGGCGTGGCCTTCGACGCGCTGATGCAAGAAGCCGCCGCCGTGGCTCCCGGAAGCGAAGGGCTGCTGTTCATGCCCTACCTGGCCGGGGAGCGCAGCCCTCACCTCGACCCGGACTTGCGCGGGGCCTGGCTGGGCCTGAGCCTGGCCCATACCCGAGGGCACCTCACCCGCGCCCTGCTCGAGGGCGTGGCCTTTAGCCTCAAGGACGTGCTCGAGGTCATGAGGCCCCTGGCCACCATACGCCAGCTGCTGGCCATCGGCGGCGGGGCCCGTTCCGAGCTGTGGCTCTCCATCCTCTCGGCGGTGCTGGGGGCTCCCCTGGCCCGTACCCCCATCGAGGAGGGCCCGGCTCGGGGAGCGGCCCTGCTCGGCTTGGTGGGGGCCGGGGTCTACCAGAGCGTCGCGGAGATGCTGGAGGCCACCGCGCCCGAGGCCCAGGCCATTCCTGCCCACTCCGAGCCTGTCTACGCCGCAGCCTACGAGCGCTTCAAGGCGGCTTTCAGAGCGGTGGGGAGCCTGGCTCGAGGGGCGTGAGGGGTTTTATATGGGCAGTTGGATCAGGCCCCACATGCGCCCGGTGATCCCCCGCTCGCGGCGGTGGGAGAAAAAGCGGGGGTCGTGGAGGGTGTCGGCTCCCATCGCCCAGAAGTGCTCGCTTCGGATGCCCAGGCCCAGGGCTTGCTGCCGCAGGGCCGAGGCCAGGTCGAGGCAGAAGCGGCCTGGGGCGCTGGGGTCGGGGCGGAAGGTCTCGAGACCCGCCTGAGCGAAAGCTTCGGCCACCTCCGGCCCCACCTGAAACCCCGGCCCAGCCCCCGGCCCTAAAGCTATCCGGATGTCCCCTGCCCGGCTGCCATAGCGCTCTCGCAAAAGCCCCAACGCTGCCGGAAGAATGCCCGCTATGGTTCCCCGCCAGCCCGCGTGCAGCGCCCCCACCACCTGCCGCACGGGGTCATAGAGCAGCACCGGGTAGCAATCGGCCACCCCCACCCGCAGCAAGAGCCCCGGCGTATCCGTCAGCAGCCCATCCCCCTGCCACACCCCCGGCCCCTCGACCGCGTGCACCACGTTGCCGTGAACCTGATCCAGCGCGGCGACGGGCGGGTTGCCGAAGCGCTCGAGCACCCGGCGCTGGTTCTCCCGCACGTGCTCGGGGTGGTCGCCGGTGGAAGGGGAGAGATTAAGGCTGGCATAAGGCCCCTGCGAGACCCCACCCTCGCGGGTGGTGAAGCCGTGGGGAACCTCGAGCAGGGGAGAAGAGAGCAGCACGAAGACTATCCTAAAGCCCTGCTGGCGTTTTCCCTATGGCTTTGCACCGGCTCGAGGCGGCCTGCCGCGTAAAATACGCCCGTGACCTCGGCCCTGCTCATCGTGTTCGCCTTCGTGCTGGGAGCGGTGATCGGCTCCTTTCTCAACGTGGTGATCTACCGCCTTCCCGCGCGCAAGTCGGTGGTGTTTCCGCCCTCGAGCTGCCCCTCCTGTGGAACTCGCCTGGGGCCTGCCGAACTCGTGCCCATCCTCTCTTGGCTGCTCCAGCGCGGGCGTTGTAGGCACTGCGGGGCGCGGATTTCGGCCCGTTACCCAGCGGTCGAAGCCCTCACCGGGCTGCTCTTCGCGGCAGCGGCCTGGCTGCGCCCAGGGCTTCCCGAGTTGGTTTTGATCTGGGCCTTCATCGCCCTTTTGGTGGTGCTCTCCTTCATCGACATCGATACCTATACCGTGCCGGACGGCATCAACTTCGGCGGACTCTTCCTGGGCCTACTGGCCGCAGCCCTGCTGGCCTTCCCCCAGCCCTTCGACCAAGCCCTCGACGCGGCCCTGATCTGTGCGGGCATCATCGCCCTCATCGGCGGCTACGGTTCGCTGATCGTGCGGCGTTTGCGCGATGGTAAGCGGGAATACCCCGTGGGCCTACACACCCTGCACCTCGCGGCGATGGTGGGGGCCTGGTTTGGCCCGGCGGCGGGGCTGGTGGCGGGCTTTCTCAACTGGGCGCTCAACGCCCGCACCGGGCGGGTGTGGGCCCTGCCCGACGGCCTCACCCTGGGACTGGCCGCGTTGGGTCCCATCGTGGCCTACCTGGTCCCAGACTGGCCCTTCGAAAGCCTGCGCGGGCTTTTGATCGCGGCGGGGGGGTTGGCCCTTAGCGGCGGCCTGTACTGGGCCTTCCAACCCGAGCCCGAGGAGGACGAGGGTGAGGTGGTGGTGATGGGCTTCGGTGACGTGAAGCTGGCCGGGCTCTTGGGGGCCTGGGTGGGCGTGGGCCCCTTCCTGGTAGGCCTGATGGTGGCGGTGGTGGCGGGCGCGCTGGTCGGGCTGGCGCTGCGCGAGCGCAAGGTGCCCTTCGTGCCCTACCTGGCCCTGGGCGGGCTGGTGGCTTTCTTCTTCGGGCAAGACCTGATCAACTGGTACCTGGGCTACTTGGGCGTGGGGCCGTAGCCTCGAGCCCTCCGAGACTTACGCTCCAATCGCCTGAGACCTGAGGGCTTTAGGCTTTAGGGCATGGACCTCTACGCCCTCTTCCTCCGCCGCGCCAGCGTGCGCACGTTCAAGCCCGAGCCCCTGCGGGAGGGGGACCTCGACAAGCTCCTCCTGGCCGCCCAGCGAGCGCCCACCGATGCCACCGCGCAGATGTACAGCCTGCTGCGCGTGACCGACCCCGCCCTGCGCTCCGAGCTGGCCCGGCTTTCCGACAACCCCCACATCCAGGTGGCCGCCGAGTTCTTCTTGGTCCTGGCCGATGTGCATCGGCTGCGCCGTCTGGTTGAGCACCGGGGCGGAGCCTGGGGCTACTGGCCCCGCACGGCGGCCCACTTTGCCATCGTCGACGCGGTGCTGGCCGGTAGTGCGCTGGCGATGATGGCCGAGAGCCTGGGCTACGGAATCTGCTGGATCGGGGGGGTTCTGGAGTGCATCGAGCAGATCGGCGAGCTGTGCGCCCTGCCCGAGGGGGTGTTTCCGGTAGCCGGGCTGTGTGTGGGTGTGCCCGAGGAGATTCCCGCACCCCGGCCCCGCCTCAGTCGCACCCTGGTCGTTCACGAGAACCGCTACCGCGAGCCCGAGCCAGCCGAACTGGAGCAGGCCTACGAGGACATGCGTCCCATCACGCGTAGCGGCGACTGGTATAAGGTGTTGGGGCGCTACTTCACCCAGGGCGGCATCATGGAACAGCGCGAGCCGGCTTACCAGCGCTTCGCAGCCCGTGGGGGCTTCGACCCCGACCTGCCCCCAGGCTCGGAGGCCCCTTCCCTGGGAGGGCTGATCGAGCAGGCCCTCGAGCGGGGTTGGCGCGCGGTGCTGTTTCGGGAGGGGGTCTGCTGGCTCGAGCGCGAGGTAGAGGCCAGCCGGGGGCAGGGCCGGCCCGGTGCAGCGCTGAGTGAAGCCCTGGCTTCGGCGGGAAAACCATTCTGGCCACCCTTGTCCAAGGGTACCTAGGGGGGCTATGCTTGATGCAACAGGAATGAATTGGCTCGAGTCCCCTCAACAAAGGGCCTACCGCACGTACTGGCTCATCGCGGTGGTGGGGATGGTGCCGGCGTTGTTCATACACCCATTCTTCGGACGCTGGCCCGATTTCCTGCTCGACGGGGCCTACCTCGCCGCGACCGCGCTGGGCTGGTGGCTGGCCCGCCGCCTCGCGCCCAGGCCCGCCATCACCCTGCACCTGGTGCTGGGCTTCCTATTGGTGACGTGGTACATCGCCCAGCCCGAGAGCTTGCCCAGCCGCTTCGACTTCCGCGAGGAGGCCTACGTGGCCTTGGTAGCCCCTACCCTGCTGGGGCTGTCGGCGGTGTGGGGTGTGTGGGGCTTCGCCCTGGCGTTGTTGATGGGCTTCTCACGCCTGCAGAACTCCACCCTGCCCGAGCAGCTCAGCGCAGGCTACGTGCTGGCTTTCGTGGCCCTGGTGGGGCTGGTAATCCACTACGGCCTGCGCCGCCTGGAGGAGGCCCACGAGAATTTGGCCAACGCGGCTTTGCAGGACCCCCTGACCCACCTGGGCAACCGGCGGGTGCTCGAGGCCGACTTCGTGCGCCTGCAAGCCCTGGCCAAGCGGGCCGGGGTGCCGCTGCTGCTGACGCTGTGGGACCTCGATGACCTCAAGGGTGTCAACGACGGCCAGGGCCATGTGGCCGGGGATGCCTACATTCGCGACTTCGCCCAGGCCCTTCGGCTCAACGTGCGCGAGGGTGACGGGCTCTATCGGCTGGGTGGCGACGAGTTCTGCGGCCTGCACTTAGGCCTCTTTGAGGGTAGCTCGGTGAGCCTGCGGGTGCGGGCGGTGTTCCCCAACGTCTCGGTGGGCTGGAGCGAGGCGCTGGGCACCCTCGAGGAGACCCTGGCTCAGGCCGACCGACACCTCTACGCCGAGAAGGCCAGCAAGCGACCGATCAAGCTGCCCAAGTTACCCTCGTAACGGAGGCGGAGGGTGTTCTTCGAACGTTCACAATCCTTCCCCGATCGCTTCACTTCCCGGGGCTAGCCTGCAGACAGCCCTGGGAAGCGTGCTTTCCAGGCGAAAGGAGAAGCTTATGAACGCGAAGAAACTCCTCATCGGTGCAGCCTTGTTGAGCCTGGGTCTCTCGCTGGCCCAGACCCCCCAGCAGCCGGCCCAGCCCAACCGGCCCGCGCCGGGCCTCAGCCGCATGATGGACATGCGCGGGGGAAGCTTGCTGCGGACGGCAGCGCAGTTCCTGGGAGTGATGCCCCATGAGTTGGCTTTGCTGAGCAACGGGCAGAAGACCATCGCCGACGTAGCCCGCGATCTCGGAGCCGACGTGACCAGGCTCGAGGCCGCCCTGACCCAAGCCCGCAACCAGGCGATCGACCAGGCCGTGCAAAATCAGGTGCTCACCACCGAGCAGGCTGCGACCTATAAGAAGGCTACACCCGCCGTCGTCAAGGCCTTCCTGGCGCAGAAGCTCGACGCCAGCAGCTTCGGCTCCGGACGCGGAGGCTTTGGAGATTGGGGGCGGGGCTTTGGCCCTGGCGGGCGGCGCTAAGCCCGTGAGCTTGAGGACTCAGGGACAACCACCCGGTTGTCCCTGAGCTGTGGGGGCCTAGAATGGGTGCGGTGGCCGGTGGACTCATCCTGATCGTCGAGGACGAGGCCCGCATCGCCGAGGTGCTCGAGCGCTTCCTGCGAGCGGAGGGCTTTCGCACCGAACGGGCTGCCGACGGGCGGCGGGCGCTGGAGCTGTGGCGGGCGGCCCGGCCCGACCTGGTGCTCTTGGACCTGATGATTCCCCCGCCGGATGGCCTGGAGGTCCTGCGCACCATCCGCCGCGAGGCCCAGACCCCGGTGATCGTGCTCACCGCCCGCGTGGAGGAGATCGACCGGCTGCTGGGGTTGGAGCTGGGAGCCGACGACTACGTGACCAAGCCCTTTAGCGCACGCGAAGTGGTGGCCCGCGTCAAGGCCGTGTTGCGCCGGGTCAACGGGCGGCTGAGGGCCCCGCAGCGCTACCGGGTGGGGGAACTCGAGCTCGACCTCGAGGCTTTCCAGGTTCGCTGCCGGGGCCAGGCCCTCTCCCTCACCGCCACCCAGTTCCGGCTGCTGCACGCCTTCATGGCCCACCCCGGCAAGGCCTTCAGCCGCGGCGAGCTGCTCGACCTCTTCGGTGAGGAAGCCCCCGACGAGCGCACCATCGACGCCCACATCAAGAACCTGCGGGCCCGGCTGGGCGATTGCGGAAGCTTGCTCCAGACCGTGCGCGGGGTGGGCTACCGGCTGGCTGGGGAGCAGGCGTGAAGCTCACCACCCGCCTGATCCTCTCCTTTGCCCTGGTCGCGCTGTTTGCGGCGGGGCTGGGGGCTTTTCTGGCGATCCGGGCTGCCCAGACCGACGTGCGGCGCTTCTTCCGCGACCAGTTCGGCGAACAGCTCATGCCCCTTGCCCCCGCCGGGCCGGGGCGGCGTTTTGGCCCTCCGGGGCTGCGCGACCGTGAGCAACTGCTGGCCCGCTTGCGCAACTCACAGCTTCAGGCTGCGTTTTTCGCCGTGTTGGTGGGCCTGCTGGCCGGGGGCTACTTGGCCTATCGCTCGGTGACGCCTATCCGCCACCTCACCGACGTGACCCGCCGCTATGCCCGGGGAGAGCGCGGAGCGCGGGTCTTGGTGCGGGGCACCGACGAGATCGCCGAACTGGGAGCCTCCTTCAACCAACTCGCCGACCAACTCGCCGCCGAGGAAGCCCAGAAGCAGCGCATGGTGGCCGACATCGCCCACGAACTGCGCACCCCCCTCACCGTGCTGCGGGGCGAACTCGAGGCCCTCCAGGCGGGTCTGATGGAACCCAGCCCCACAAACCTGGGCCGCCTGATCGAGGAGGTGGACCTGCTGACCCGCCTGGTGCAGGACTTGCGCCTGCTGACCCAGGCCGACTCGGGGGGGTTGAACCTCAAACTGGGCGAACTCGAGCTCTCCAGCCTGGCTCGGGAAGTCCTGGCCGCCTTCCAGGCGCGGGCCGAGGCCAAGGGGGTGAGGCTGGAGTTCGGTGGGACCGAACTCTTCCTCACCGCCGACCGCGAGCGCTTGCTGCAGGTGCTCTACAACCTTCTCGACAACGCCCTGCGCCACACCCCCCAGGGGGGAGTGGTGCGGCTCGAGGTGCACTCCGAGGGCCCCTGGGGCCTGCTACGCGTGCGCGACAGCGGCCCCGGCATCCCCCCAGAGGACTTGCCCCACATCTTCGAGCGCTTTTACCGTGCCGACCGGTCTCGTACCCGTGAGACGGGGGGCTCAGGGCTGGGACTGGCCATCGCCAAGGCCCTGGTCGAGGCTCACGGCGGGCAGATCAGCGCCGGCAACGATCCTGCGGGTGGGGCGGTGTTCGAGGTGCGGCTGAAGGCTACTTGAGCCCCAGCTTTTTGCGCAGCTCGAGCACCTGGGCTGGGCTGAGCTTGGTGGCGCGTTTGGCCTTGACCTCTGCGGCGTTGAAGAGCTTGAAGTCTTTGGACAGGGCCTTGTCGTTGCCCCACTGGGTGGAGATGTGGTTGAGCACGCCCGCGACTTGCTCGTCGCTGAGCTGGGCGAAGGCGGGCATGGCCCCGTTGTACTTCTGCCCATTCACGCTGATCTCACCGGCGAGGCCGTAAAGCAGCACGTCGATCAGGTACTCGCGCCCACCCTTGGCCGCCAGGACTTGGGGAATGTGACCGGCCAGGGGAGGGAACACCCCGGGAATACCCGCCCCGTTGGCCTGATGGCAGCCCTGGCATTGCTGGTAGACGTTGCTGGTCTGTGGGCCAGGCTGCGCGCTCACCGCTACAGCGGCAATTCCTGCGGTCAAAAGGACGAAAAGGCCGCTTTTTTTCATGAGATCACCTCGAGCAGGCAGTCCTGCCTGCTCCTAAAGTCTATGCTAGAAATTAGGGAGGGATGTCACCGTGCCTTCCAAAAGCCCTCGTGAACCTGGACGGCCTCGAGCGCAGACTGCGACGGAGTGCTGCCCACGGGCGGCGAGGTGGGGCTAATGCTGGCACTGGGGGCAGAAGTGTGTACCCCGGCCCCCCACCACGGTCTTAGCGATCCGGCCCGTGCAACCGGGAGCCTTGCAGGGCAGGCCGGCGCGGTCGTAGGCGTTGTGCTCGAGCTGGAAGTAGCCGGGTTTGCCGTCGGGCTGCTGGTAGCTGGCATCGGAGAGGGTCGAGCCACCGGCGCTCACCGCCCGGCCCATCACCTCGCGGATGGCCTGGTACAGCCGCTCGACCTCCTCGAGCCGCAGGCTGCAAGCCGGGCGCTCAGGGTGGATGCGGCTCATCCACAGCGACTCGTCGGCGTAGATGTTACCTACCCCGGCCACCGCCTCCTGCCCCAGCAGCACCTCTTTCACGCGGCGCGGCGTGCGGGCTAGGGCCTGGCGAAAGGCTCCAAGCTCGAAGCTCTCGGAGAGCGGTTCAGGGCCCATGCGGCGCAGCAGGCCGATCTCGCGGTAGTCGCCGGCCTCGACCACCCACCACCTGCCGAAGCGGCGTGGGTCCACGTAGTAGATCACCGCGTCGCCCAGGTGGACGGTGAGCCGGGTGTGCGGGTGGGGCGTGAAGCGGAATCCCCCGGTCATCCCCAGGTGCACGATGGCCTCGAGCTCCCCCTCGAGCTCGAGCAGGATGTACTTCCCCCGCCGCCGGGTGCCCAGCACCGCCCGCCCCTCGGCCAGCTCGGTGCGCCGGTAACGCACAGGGTCGGCGTGCTCGAGGCGTAGCAGCGTGCGCCCCAGCAGGTAGGGCTCGAGGATGCGGCGGGTGGTCTCGACTTCGGGCAGTTCAGGCATAGTTGGCAGGCTCCAGCATGCGGAAAAGGTGGGGGAGAGACCGTGAGCTGTGGTGCTATGGTGGTGGTGCGCTGAACGTCGGGCGCGGGTCGTACGCAAAACGCAAGACGCCTTGTTCCCCCTTAGCAAGGGGGGATAAACCCTCCCCGCAGGCGAGGAGGGCTGGGGTGGGGGCTGCCACGAGCCTTTCGCGACCGATAACGGGTTGCTTCACTGCGCCATCCGCTGCCGCTTGGGGTTGGCCAGGGCGAGGCGGCTTTCGCGCAGGACGTATTGGGCGAGCACCTTGAGGGGGAGGTCGGGGAGCTCGAGGGCCTGGCAGACCGAGCGGTAGCGCTGGGGATCGGCGGCGCGGACCAGCGGGGCGACCTGGCGCCATACGGTGTAGACACGCTCCCGGTCGGTGAGGCTCTCGGGCTCGAGTTGCTCGAGGGGTCGGGGGGTGTACAGGCACAGGATGTGCGGGGGGCGACCGGAAGTCTTCACAGCCCGAGCATACGGCAGTGCCGGGGATAAACCGTAGGCCATGCTATCCACATGACCCGCGCGGCTCAGGAAGCCGAGGGGTGTCTAAGTTTTGTACCAAGCAAAAGCGGCAACTCGGCCTCGAGGCGGCGCTCCTCGAGGGCGAAGGCGGCCCGCATGGGGGCGGGGTCGGCGGTGTTTCCGGCCTTGAGCATGCGGTACTGGTCGAGGGTGATGGGCGTGAAGGGGAGGGCGTTGAGCAGCGGGACCGCCAGGTCCATGAGGGCTAGCGGTATGGGAAGGATCGGCTTGCGCGAGCCCAGGCTTTGCTTCATCAGCCGCAAGAGCTGGCGGAAGGTGTACTCCTGCGGGCCCACCAGGTCGTAGGTTTGAGCGACGGTGGCGGGCTTCTCGAGCGCCTGGGCGAAGGCCTCGGCCACGTCGCCCACCCAGACCGGGCGAAAGGGGAAGCGCCCGTCGCCGATCTGCGGGATGAAGGGGATCGGGGCGGTGACCAAGCCCTTGAGCACCCCGCCGAAGAATTCGTCGCCCTCGCCGAAGATCAGGCTGGGGCGGAAGATGGTCCACTCGAGCCCCGACCCCCGCACCCATTCCTCGGCCTCAGCCTTGGCCTCGTAGTAGCGACTGCCGGTGCCCCGCGCCGCACCCAAAGCCGACATGTGCAGCAGCCGCCCCACCCCGGCCCGCCGCATGGCGGCGATGGTATTCTTCACCCCCTCGACGATGGTGCCCTCGAAGCTCTGGCCCCCGCGCTCCCGGATCAGCGCCACGAGGTAGACCACCGCGTCCACCTCGCGCACGGCCGCCTCGAGCCCCTCCCCGGTCACCGCGTCGCCCCGCACGTGCTGCGCCCCCTGGCCCGCCCCCGCTACCCGCGGGGTGGGTCGGCCCCTGCGCGAGAGCGTGCGGACTGCGTGCCCCCGCGCCAGCAGTACGCGCGCCAGGTGGCTCCCCACGTACCCCGTTCCGCCGATGAGCAGGACCTTCAAGGCAGTCTCCCGCGGCGGGCCTTCCTGCTCACACCGCTTCCAGCAGTTGCGTCTCGGCCTCGGCCTCGAGGCTGTGCCAGTCCACGAGGTAGATCTTGCGGTAGCCGGTGTCGAGGATGCCCTCGTGGCGCAGGTCGGAGAGGAGCTTGCTCACCGACTCCCGGGTAGAGGCGGTGGCGTCGGCGATTTCCTCGTGGGAGGCCGTCACATAGACCCCGCGCTGGTCCTGACCGTGGGCGGCGGTGGAGGCGAGGTAGAGCAGGTAGCGGCAGATGCGGCTGCGGAGTTCCCCCCACTGCAGGTGGGTCTCGTAGGCTTGCACCTGGCCCATCTGGCTGGCCAGGCTGCCGGCGACTTGGCGCAGGTCCTCGGAGGAGAGGGTGCGGGGGTCGAGGGCGTGAACCGCGGCCTCGGTGAGGGCCTCGGCGGTGTAGCGGTGGTTGCGCTCAGATAGGCTCTCTTCCCCGAAGTAATCGCCCGGCAGTACGTGGCGCAGGGTGAGCTGGCGCCCGTCGGGCAGGATTTCGACGATGCGCACCAAGCCCCGCTCGAGCTGGTACAGCGCCTCGGCCCGGTCACCCGCGCGGTAGATCGCTTCCTTACGACGAACGCGTTTCATCAACCCACCTCCTCGAATGCAGCACCCCTAGCGCGAACACGACACCTCGACGCTCCTCGTGGCGTAGAAGCTGGAAGTCGTACAGGCGAACGAAAGGCTTGGCTCGAGCTTACCATAATCCCCCCTCCTTGAGCACCCGCGCCAGGCTGTCGGCCAGCTTGCGGGGGTCGTTGCCCAGATAGCGCGCGCCCAGACGCTCCACCAATCCCGGCAGCCCCTCGGCTGCCCGTCCGCCCACCACCACCACCGGGGCCAGGTCGGCGAGGGCGCCGTGGGGCAGGGACTCCAGCGAGACCGCCTGCGCTGCCGAGAGCACCACGGCTTGGGCCCCAATGCGCTGCGCGAAGCTGCGCAGGTCTTGCAGGGGGGTGTTGGGGCCTAGGTAGAACACCTGGTAGCCCGCCCGCCGCAAGAACAGCGCGCTGATCAGGCCGCCCAGCTCGTGCTGCTCGCCGGGCAGGGTCGAGACCACCACCACCGGGCCCAGCGAGCTGCCCATCAGGTTGAGCAATTCCTGCAGGCGGCCCCGCAGGTAGGTGCTCGCCAGGTGCTCTTGGGCGGTGGTGACGCGGCCCGAGTGCCAGCCGTCGCCGATGCGCCTGAGCGCCGGGGAGATCACCTCCATCACCACCTCCTCGAGCGGGTGCAGCCG
It contains:
- a CDS encoding helix-turn-helix domain-containing protein, with protein sequence MKRVRRKEAIYRAGDRAEALYQLERGLVRIVEILPDGRQLTLRHVLPGDYFGEESLSERNHRYTAEALTEAAVHALDPRTLSSEDLRQVAGSLASQMGQVQAYETHLQWGELRSRICRYLLYLASTAAHGQDQRGVYVTASHEEIADATASTRESVSKLLSDLRHEGILDTGYRKIYLVDWHSLEAEAETQLLEAV
- a CDS encoding MerR family transcriptional regulator, which translates into the protein MNTARKDMGVYTIAEVEERIGLSSALLRQWERRYGFPRPERSPGGHRLYSEADLDALEQIKRFIAEGVTPAQAVKRYLEGLTQERPRPPEALSLELENALLQADLEAAERTISEAFRLHPLEEVVMEVISPALRRIGDGWHSGRVTTAQEHLASTYLRGRLQELLNLMGSSLGPVVVVSTLPGEQHELGGLISALFLRRAGYQVFYLGPNTPLQDLRSFAQRIGAQAVVLSAAQAVSLESLPHGALADLAPVVVVGGRAAEGLPGLVERLGARYLGNDPRKLADSLARVLKEGGLW